The Phycisphaerales bacterium AB-hyl4 genome contains a region encoding:
- a CDS encoding DUF1559 domain-containing protein has translation MTRGEPEPIPLESSRMTYKRTCHAFTLIELLVVISIIAILISILLPTLSSARAQARRVQCASQMRQMSLALMLYAEDSSSWFPRIHWAYANQFRGQGGHGSVALRSYLGSPGRAVSDTSPEIGALSILLCPDRDTRLSDAYVNYNHGENMATTYRIVAGYGDREPLNGSGNWYGWAWQTWRHEFSQATPLPRLSMIGATEIVLGASAQPLIGDLWSPGNDIELNGSHWYGAPGPIEANHANGSNTAFADGHVSWVNGDLLQNRIWLFGENSLWW, from the coding sequence ATGACTCGAGGCGAACCAGAACCAATTCCATTGGAAAGCAGCAGAATGACGTACAAACGCACCTGTCACGCGTTTACCTTAATTGAGCTACTTGTTGTCATAAGCATCATTGCAATATTGATTTCCATCCTCCTGCCGACCTTATCTTCCGCTCGGGCGCAAGCCCGGCGCGTGCAGTGTGCCTCGCAGATGCGCCAGATGTCGCTGGCATTGATGCTCTACGCGGAAGATAGTTCATCCTGGTTTCCCCGGATTCATTGGGCATACGCCAATCAGTTTCGAGGGCAAGGCGGGCACGGTTCGGTGGCGCTTCGCAGCTACCTCGGATCGCCCGGCCGAGCCGTATCCGACACGAGTCCGGAGATTGGCGCGTTGTCGATACTGCTTTGTCCGGATCGTGACACCCGGCTAAGCGATGCCTACGTCAACTACAACCATGGTGAAAACATGGCGACTACCTATCGCATTGTCGCAGGCTATGGCGATCGGGAGCCGTTGAACGGATCGGGCAATTGGTACGGCTGGGCCTGGCAGACCTGGCGACATGAGTTCAGCCAGGCCACGCCGCTCCCCCGTCTGAGCATGATCGGTGCAACGGAAATCGTGCTGGGCGCGTCGGCGCAGCCGCTGATCGGCGACCTGTGGAGCCCCGGCAATGATATCGAACTCAATGGGTCTCACTGGTACGGAGCGCCGGGGCCGATTGAAGCCAATCACGCAAATGGTTCAAACACCGCCTTTGCAGACGGGCATGTGTCGTGGGTCAACGGCGATTTGCTGCAGAATCGTATATGGCTGTTTGGCGAGAACAGTCTCTGGTGGTAG